TGAGATTCTTTCAAAATTTGGAGTCCACAACAGGACCATTCAAGATTGGCGATATATGTTTAATACTTATGGAATAGAAGGGTTAAAAGCATCAAAAACATGGAATAGGTATTCGCAAGAATTAAAGGAAAGC
This window of the Natronincola ferrireducens genome carries:
- a CDS encoding helix-turn-helix domain-containing protein, coding for MCKRKSYSADEKYEILKSYDDGLMTRNEILSKFGVHNRTIQDWRYMFNTYGIEGLKASKTWNRYSQELKES